The genomic segment CTCAGTTTGAGCTATCCATACATCAGCTTTCTTTATTTGAATTCTTTGATATAAAGTTTTAAATTTTATTTTTAGCTGTTCTTTTTTATTCCCATATAACGAATAAGCATAGTCTGAGGCGCCCAGAATATAAGGATTACTGCATCCCATAATGTGGGAAATCGAGAATCGTATATAAGCCGGACCTGCTGAAGTATAAACTAATTTTGGCCTTAGTGATTTAACTAAGGCTTTAATTTTCATTCGAGCTAAAAAGGATGATGCAGGAGAATGATAAGAAACATAAAAAGAATCTTGTACGATCAGTTCTTTCAATTGTTCATATACTTGCGGACTTAATATATAAAACCACTCCAGACCGTACCCTTTATTGTTTATAACTTCCTTTATAAAATTTACGCTATTTTGAACACCTCCACCCACCACATTTGTAGAGCAATTAAAAACAATTTTTGTTTTTTTCATTATTTGGTCAGCCTGATAAACTCTTTAAATTTTTTTAAATTTGCGTAGACGGAGTAGTTTTCTTCAAATATTGTTTTCAGCGATGAAGTAATTTGTACTTTTTGTTCTTTAGCAATATCAATTAAATTATCAACATTCGAATTTGTTGGATGATACTCTATACCCGTGTATTTTATTTCTTCACTTATATCACCAATTGCATTAGTGATTACAGGCACCCCATAAGATAGTGCTTCAACATATTTTGATGGAAATCCGGCTTTAGCATATCTCTTATCTTCGCGGAAAAAAACGCAATAATCAATTTTAGAATACCATGTAAATACTTCTTGCATTGGTATTCGCCCCAGAAAAACACATACCATATCAAGTTCGTTTTTATTAGCTCTGTAATCAGGATAAAGATTAAGAAACTGACTCTTATCAATTCCAGCTATATAAAATATTACTTCTGATTGAGCCTTTTTACTGTGTAGCAGCTCCCCAACAAAGCTATCGAGTCTGTCTTTCTTACCTGGAGATCCTGCATAAAAGAAAATTACTTTATCAGAGGAATTACTTCTGTTCGCCTTACCTTTGTAACTGTCACTCAATGGCGGAATTTTTATAATATTTTTTCTCTCGCTATTATAAAATTGCTCCAGATAAGTTGATATGGCTATTACATTTCTGAATAGTGGATATGCAATATGCATACGACACCAATTTTCTAAAGCTGCGGCTCCGTACTTACCGCCTATAAGATGTTCGCTTTCATACCATTCTGTTGAATCAAGAATTATTTTTTTATTAAATAGCTTTCCTAGAAGGAGGACAACTAAAGAAAAAAGGAACGGAGTATTATAAATAATTACATGAGTATATTTTTCTTTATTTAATATCATCCAAGCTACTACTTTCATTCCCATAAAAAGAAAATTTATGAGCTTTTCTATTTTTGAGCCTTTCTTCTTATCTAGAACAGAGAACGATATATGAGTAGTTTTGTTGTTGACTTTTTTTTCACTATCGGTCCCTTGTTCCCACCCACCTACATAGATACTTTCGCATTCATCAATAAGCTCTAACATATCAACTATTTTGTGAACTCTTTTCCCAGCAGCATCCATATCAGGGAATCTAAACATCCCTGTATAAAAAATTTTAAATCCGCCCATTTAATTAACCTCTCTACTTCTTTTAAAATTCATATACATGCTTAAACCTAAAATCTGTAATACAGGAAAGAAAAGTATAAAATATCGCAAGTTAATAGTCGGGTTAAATAGCCAGATGCCAAAAAAAGCATTTATCATTGCGAGTAAATATTTTTCTTTTTGCCCCATATAAAATTTATAATTAATTATTGAATTAATTATAAAAGGACTAAGAAAAAATAAAAACAGCACCTGAGGTATGTTTTTAAACCTGCCTACATCAATGCCATTATCCTCAATAAAGTTAAAGGAAATAATCGCATCATGAACATATTGAATAGCGCGAATCGGATTTAGTAGTAACGAGCCAATATAATAATTTCTATTTATATTATAAACCAAATAACTCATCCCATCTGATAATGTTGATTCATTAAAAAATTCCGTCTGGTATTTTGCTAACACTCCGTTAATCAGAGATAAGAAAACATACGCAATAAGAAATTTTAACAGATGTTTTTTATTCCCAATGATAAAAAAGAAATAAAGCAGAAGTAGTGCTGGTAGCTGAAAGCGAATCAAAGCAGATAAAAGCACTAATATAAAAAATGAGCCCCATTTTTTGCTTATAGAAAAACTAACAGCTAATAATACTATCAATATGGTAAATGAATCTTTATTAATTAATTGTGCGAAATAAATCAATGGAGTCATCAGAAAAAAACTTAGCGAAAACGAAGAGTCCAAGCCGAGTTTTTTTACAATTGATGAATACACTTTCAATGAATAAAACAGGACACACAAATTCACAATAAGCGAGAGTGATTCATAAGATATATTTATATTAAGTGCGTTTAAGAAGCTGTTTATGCAGTAATATAATAAGGAAATGCCGAAGTTGTTATTTAACCCTGAGAAGCTTATCCAGTCCCCCGTATCTTTAATGTCTTCAATGTAACTTAGATACACATAATGATCATGTATATTTACGGGATAAAGCCATCCCTTCACAGGTTCATATGTAAATCCGTTATCATATACAAAAAATAAAAAATAGAGTAAGCTGCCAAAACAAAATAATAGGAAAAGATAGTATCTAAATATTATAGAATACTTATAGCTACTTTGATAATGTGTCATGTTGCTACTTTATCCATAAATAGGTTGTGATAACGCTTATAAAACAAAAAACAACATATCCATGACAATATTTCATATTAAATTTCATGGGGTAAAGCTTTTCTGAAACTATCCATGTTGAATAAGTAAGCAATATATTTGATATGAATATAGCAAAAGCTACACCCATGAGCCCCCACGTAAGACCGGCAATAATCATCAGAACAAATAAAACGATTGTATTAATTACATAGATGTAAGATATATATTTGGTCTTTTCGCTTAATTTTATCCCTGCATCAACCATTTCTTTCACGACCAGGAGAGAAGTAGCAGCGATCATAATATAAGTTGGTTGCTGCGCCTCCGCGTATGATTGAGGTATAAAGAACCGAAAAATTATCCATGTAATAATGAATAATAAAACGGTTACAATAGGTAATATACATAAGACCAAATTAAATATTTTTCTTATATTTTCAAGAGCATTTTTATTTTTTTCATCATAGAGTAAAGGATACCATACCATACAGAATGCACTTACGCCCACAAGCATAAGTGTAGCTATTTTAGTTGATAGCGCAAATATACCGATGACTGCTTGCGTGAATATTATGTATAGAATAAAACGATTGCCATATTGTGCTATTACACTTGCAATTCTACCAGGCAATTGAGGAAGTGAAAATTGGAGTAATTTTCTCAAATCTACACGATTCATTTTTACTAATAATTCTTTTCGTAAAATTATCATTGCCGCAATCAAAGAAACTAAATACGAAATTAGCAATGCGAAAAAATAGCCTTTGATACCACTTTTTAAAATAATTATTTCTAAACAAGCCAAGCCTGCGAACGAAGTTGTTTGCAATATATTTATAAAAACCACAAGCTTAACAGGTCGTCCATATCTAATAACTAAGCCGTTAATTACATGTAAATTAGCAAGTAAAACGCACCCCCCTGAGAGACTCAATTCAATATATGCTGAATTACCTAATGATAGTAATGATGATGTCACAGGCATTAGTGCCAAATAAAAGGTACTAGTTAGCAGCGATAATGCAAGCACGCCCAAAAACGCAGTCTTAGGAATGGCTTTACTCTGATGAAAATATCTTTGCACGGCAGTATCTAACTGACACATGCCAAATACCATAAATATATTATACAATGATAGTATTAATTCTAGCCTGCCCATTTCTTGTGGAGCGAGGTAATGTGTAAAAAGGGGAGTTAACAGAAACGGCAATAATCTAGAAATGCCTGAGACAAAAAGAAAAACAACCATTTCTCGTATGAACTTAGTGATCATTTTTGAATTTTCTAAATATGATTTTTAATGTAAATGAACAAGCACGCTACCGCCCCTGGCTCAACAGCTACCAGTCAACTGAAGACACTAATATGAAGGTATAAGCGTCTGTCTGATAATCAAATTATCGTAGTAATGAATGACAGATCGCGACTAACAAAAAAAACGAAACGGCAGTGAGTCTGTCGAGTATAAATGCTTATCAACCCGAATGCTCAACTGCCGTTTTATCAAAGGCTATCCTGCCTGTATAGCGTTCCGCGCAGAACGACTGGATTACGCCAGCAGTTTCTTGATGCTCTCGCGGAACTTCTGCCCTTCTTTCAGGTTACGCAGGCCATAGTTTACAAACGCCTTCATGTAACCCATTTTCTTACCGCAATCATAGCTGTCGCCGGTCATCAGCATCGCTTCAACAGGCTGGTCCTCGTTGAGACGCGCAATGGCATCGGTCAACTGAATACGGCCCCAGGCCCCAGGCTCTGTCTTCGCAAGCTCATCCCATACATCGGCAGAAAGCACATAGCGGCCAACCGCCATCAGATCAGAGTTGAGTGTCTGCGGCTGGTCTGGCTTCTCAATAAAATCAACGATACGGCTGATTTTACCTTCGGTATCCAGTGCATCTTGCGTAGTGATGACAGAATATTCAGAAAGATCGCCTGCCATACGTTTTGCGAGTACCTGACTGCGACCATTTTCCTGGAAGCGCGCAATCATTGCGGCCAGGTTATAACGCAGCGGGTCGGCAGACGCGGCATCAATAATCACGTCAGGCAGTACAACCACAAACGGGTTATCGCCAATGATTGGGCGTGCGCACAGAATTGAGTGGCCAAGACCCAGCGGCTGCGCCTGACGCACGTTCATGATAGTCACGCCCGGCGGGCAGATAGACTGCACTTCTGCAAGAAGCTGACGCTTCACACGCTGTTCAAGCAGCGCTTCGAGCTCGTAGGAGGTGTCGAAGTGGTTCTCAACCGCGTTTTTGGAGGAGTGAGTGACCAGTACAATTTCCTTGATTCCCGCCGCTACGATTTCGTCGACGATATACTGAATCATCGGCTTATCGACAATCGGTAGCATCTCCTTCGGAATAGCCTTAGTGGCTGGCAGCATATGCATGCCGAGCCCGGCTACCGGGATGACTGCTTTTAAATTAATCATTTTCTCTCCCACCTCAAAAGGTTGATGAATTATAGTCGTTTACCGGTCATTAGCCAGTATGAATTTATCAATGGCACCAGAGCCATAGCCCCGCGACTCTCAGGGAAAGTGGTTATACCTTCTATGAATTCATACCGTTAATCGCCAGGATAATTCGTAAAATCTGGGCACTCATTTTGTGATCCGGCTTGGCAGCGCAAAATTCAGCTTTTCCGCATTCACGTGCTGATGGTCCACCCGGTCAATGTCGACTGAACTCTGCCCTTTCTCATTCACTGCCTGGATATTCGCGAGGGACAGCAGCGTGTCGTCTTTGGCCATGAAACGCCCGCGTACATCTTTTCGCAAGTCGAAACGCATCTTCAGCGCCGGGCCGACGGTCGCTTCCTGCATCACCTTCACGTTGCGAATGAACAAGTGCTGCGGCTTGTTATGGAGCTCAAGCGTAGCGCGCTTCATATCGACATTAGTGATAGCCACAAACGACGTCGCGTTACCGGAGGAGATCTGTATCCCGCGCAGCTTATACGCCAGGTTGCGGTTATCCATATGGATCTCGTTAAGCTTGAAGTTTTGCGGAATCGACAGGTAATTACCTTTAATCACGCCGTAGCCAATCAGCATACCCGCGCTGTTAACCATATTCACGTTATCAATCAGGAAATTATCGCAGCCGTAAATGGCTACCGTCGCGTTATCGATCCCTGCCGTTTTACTGAAGTCCGGCGTGATATTGGTGGCTTTCACATTACGGATGACAAAATGTTTACCGTTTTCCACATGCACCAGCTGGCGGCAGTTACTGCCGGTGATATTCGCCACGACGAAGTTTTTGACGGCCTGGCTTTCCGGGTAGGCATTATCGTAAGTGCTGCCCGCAAGACCGATGCCAATGCCCCAGTTAATTTTGCCGTTCGTGCAGTTGATCTGGTCGAGCACGTGATCGGAGATGAGAAGTTCGGAATCGTTAATCGCGACGTTCCATTCGATAGCGTCACCCTGAAGACGCTCAAAGCGTCCGTTGGTGATACGCACATCGCGCAGTTCGTTATGGAACCCCTGGCGCAAAATGCCGTAGTTAGCGTCGTGGATGTAGATATCGTCGATCACCAGCCCCTGCATCTTTTGCGGCTTTTTGCCACCGATGTAAATCTGCATCACAGGGCCGAAGCCACTCATTTCGACGCCTTTAATCGCGACCTGCGAGCCGCGCACATCGAGAATAATGTTATGCAGGCGGCCCTTCTTCTCGCCCACAATCTGACAGCCGTCCTGAAGAATGAAACGTCCTTTGCCGTTGCCTTTCATCGTGCCCAGCACGCGCAGCGTTTTCCCGGCAGGCATAAACACAGGGCTATTGATGTTGTCGCAGGTGAGACTGGCGGGCACTTCAACAGTCCCGGCTTCGTCAAAAGCGAGTTTGAACGCCTGCGGCCAGTTATCCTGGTAATAGTCAGCAACGTTAACCGTTTTGCCGCCCGTTACGGCCTGGGCGGCGCGACTGTGCAATAACGGCAGCAGCGCCGCAGCGGCGCTGGCCTGCACGAAAGTCCGGCGGGTCAGGCGCCCGGACGACATCATTTTACGCATAAAACCTCGGGTTACAGGGTTTGCAGCAGGCCCGCGAGTTCGCGGTAAATGCGCTGCTGGTTAAACTCGGTTTCCACTTTTTCACGGGCGCGGCTTAGCATCGGGCGCAGCGTCTGCTCATCAATGTCCGCAAACGCCTGAAGCTTATCGGCAAGCGCATGGGCGTCGTTTTCCGGCACCAGCCAGCCCGATTGTTCGGCATCGATAAGCTCCGGAATACCGCTGTGGATGGTCGATACAACGGGAATGCCCACCGCCATCGCCTCCATCAGCGCCACCGGAATACCTTCCATATCGCCGTCGACACCCGTGACCGAAGGCAGCAGGAAAAGGTCTGCGTCATCGAGCATCGCTTTCACCTCATGGCTCGGCTTAAAGCCCGGCATAAACACACAATCTTCAAGACCGTATTGCTCAATCAGCGTATGCAGACGGCGCTCCCAGGGGCCGGTTCCCAGGATGTTGTAACGAAAATCCACGCCGCGACCTTTCAACAGGCGACACGCTTCGATCGCCACATGCAGCCCTTTTTTCTCGGTCAGACGCGCCACCGAGATAATTTCAAGCGGCGTGCCCGGCTGCTTGAGCGGACGCAGAGAGAATTTCTCCATATCCACGCCCATCCGCGAGACGGCAATTTTCTCCTGCGGGCAGCCCATCGCCTTCAGACGTTCAGCCCACAGTTCGCTAATCGGCAGCATTAAATCGCCGCGACGAAACAGCTGCTGATATTCCGGCGTGTAGCGTGTCAGCACCTCGCGGTGCGACACATCAATGCCATGAAACACGGTGGCGATTTTGCCATCCAGCACGCCCAGCTCGCGCAGTTTCGCGGCGGTGACGCCCGCCGGGCCAAAGTGCGCGATAAACACATCCGCCTTCAGCGTACCTGGCACGCGTCCACATATTGCAGAGAGAATAAGGTTACGTGCTTCGTCGCCGTAGCGGCCCATATTCAGCGCACGCCAGGTACGGGCATTGAACAATCCGCGCGCGGTGTGACGTGCGCGATATTTGAGCTTAGCGGCCTTGCCTTCCGGCTCTTCCAGCAGGAAACGGGTTTTCTGCGCCAGGTTGTATTCGGTGTAAGCGGCATGGGTATTTTTCAGATCGCCCTTCTGCAACGAGACGATCTCCACCTCATACCCCATATTGATAAAGCCGACTATCTGGTTCAGGACGAACGTTTCCGAGGCGACCGGGAATTTCAGCAGAAAGAAGCTGACTTTCATCGAACCCCTCCCGCGCGCATCAGCACGGATTTCACCATCTGATGGCCCTTCTCGCGTTCGGCGGCCACGGCGGTTGCCAGACGTTCGTTAATCTCCGACAACTGACCTAAGGTATCGCCCACCATCGCCTGTAGCGATCCGTCCAGCAAGTGGCGAATTTCAATAGCCATCTCCGGCATACCAAGCTGCTGCATAATGCCCGCAGATTTGTGCTCGTAGTTAATGGCAATGGCTGGCGTGCCAAAGTTCATTGAGATAATCGCCGAGTGCAGACGAGTCCCGACAGTCAGCTCACAGGCGCCAAGAATTTTGCCCATCTCAAGATCGTTTAGCTCATCCATCACCACATGGAAGCGCGACGGATCCTTCACAAGCTTGCTGAGATTCAGCGCTACCATACGGTCATCTTTGTTGTAACTGTCGATGCCGGTACAGGTGGAAAGCGCCAGCACCTGATAGCCTTCATCAATGATGCGATTGACCACATTGGCGAACGCCTGTTCATAGGCCTGCTGAGTGGTGCCAAGACGTTTGTCGAACGGCGCGAGTTCGCGCAGCGTGATCGCCACCGTTTTGTCGCGGGCCGCGACGTCCAGCCAGTGCTGCACCGCGTAGCTCGCTACAAAATCCTCGTTGTGATGCTCGACAAGCCAGGCGGTATCAACGCCCAGTTCCACTTTCGAGGTGTCAATCTGGCCTTTTTTCATCAGATCCAGACTTACGGTTTCACGCAGGATAAGCGCGTCGCAGTGGCCGAAGACGTAGTTTGCAAGCTGATTAAACTGCGGCTCCTGGAACGGCCCGACACTGTGGCCGACCATAAAGAGCGGCTTTTTCGCCATAAACGTGCAGAGCGCATGTTCAAATTGTGGGGTGCCGTAAAGATCGACAAAAAACGAACCGCCGACCTGGATAATGGCATCGTAACCGCTAAGCAGGCCGACGAAATCGGTGAAACCCTGCGGCAGGGAGATATTGCGAAGCTTCCCGTTGCCGGTCACCTTGGCGAGCAATACCTGATGCTGGTAGCGACGACGCAGCACTTTTTTCACACGTCCCATGACGCCTGCGGCGTTATTAAACTGTTTCATCTGTTTGTAGAGCGGGTCAGGCATGACCTCTCTGTCCAGCAGCCAGGCGGAGCTCACCGGATAGCGGCTCATCACGTCCACTTCCGCAGACGGGTCCTGAAGCGCTATCGCATCAATCAATCCGCGCAGGATAGCGCTGTCGCCACGGTTTCCGCAGGTGTGGTTGCCAAGAATGAGTAACTTCATGTTGACCTCTGAAATATACGCTCGCCCTTTCCGCTAAGGCAGCGGCGGGCTCGCGCATCAATAATTTTTAACGGGATCAGCCTGCACGGAGCAGCATTTTCATTTTATCGTTGCGGCAAAACTGGCGTTTCAGTTCCACCACCAGCGCATTGCGCGACAGCACAATCGTTACCGCGAAGGCCAGCACGCCCGCGGCAATTTGCACCGCCAGCAGCGAGGCGAGCGTCAGATGCCCTTTCAGCGCTACGCCCAGAGCAAAGCTCACCACCAGGGTAGGCAACGAGAGCCAGAATGGCAGCAGAATGCTCTGGATATACTCGCGGTAGCTTGAGCCGAGCACCGGCTTAATCATGATGAAATAGCTCAGAATAGTGTTGATTATCTGCACCAGCAGGAAGCCGAGCGTCACGCCGAGCGCGCCGCCGAGATGCCCGCCTGCGATAATCGCCGGAATAAACAGAAAGGTTTTAAACACGTTGAATTTAAAGCTGATGTCCACGCGCGCTTTCGCCATCAGCAGCGAACCTATTGGGTTACCGATAGAGCGCAGCAGCCCAACTACGCACAGCAATTGCAGGATTGGGATAATGCTCACCCACTTCTCGCCAAAGACCAGCGGCACGAAGTTATTCGACACCACCATCAGCCCCAGCAGCGCCGGGAAGTTAATGATTCCGACCACCGACAGGAGCTTGTAGAAGTTCACGCGCAGCTTATCGATATCATCCTGGATTTTGGCGAATGCCGGGAACAGCACGCGGGTGATAATCGGGTTAAGTTTCATCGGCGGAACGACCGCCACGTTGTAGGCGAGGTTATAACCGCCCGCGACCGCCGCGCCGAGGATACGCGCCAGTACCAGCGTCGACAGGTTGGTATTGACGTAATTCACCAGGCTATCGGCGGTCAGCCACGCACCAAACTTCAGGTTAGACGAGACGGACGCGAGCGAGAAATGCAGACCCGGACGGTAAATCTTACGCCCGAAGAAACCAAACAGCGCGGTACGCACCGCCGTATTCACCAGGTAACCGAGGATAGCGGTCATCGCGACCGGCCAGTACTGGGCGGAAATCACCGTAAAGGTGAAGCCCGCCAGCACCGAGAAGGTTTCGATGGCGCCAATCTTGTTAAACTCCAGCTCTTTTTGCATCAGCGCGCGAAACTGCTGACCATGTGGGATCACCACGAAGGCGAACGCCAGCGTTTTAATCAGCGGCACCAGATCCGGGTTATGCAGCACGCCTGCAATAAGATCACTGAGTAAAAACACCGCCACGCAAACCGCAATCCCAAGGCCGACGTTCAGCCAGTAGAGCGTGGTGAGTTCGAGGTTGCTGATGGTTTTGCGCTGGATAATCGAGTTCGCAATCCCGAAATCGGAAAGCGTATCGGCCAGCGCGATGATCACCAGGCTTATGGTCAACAGGCCAAACTGATGACCATCCATCAGCCGCGCCAGGATGGTCATCTGCACCAGCCCAAGGCTGATGATGATGACCGTCGAAATCGCGGACCACTTGGCGCCGCTAATGGTTTTGTCGCGAAGGCTCATGACCCACTACCCTTAATATGCCGCTTTGTTAACAAAGCCTTTGAACACGGTCAGGAAAACTATCTTGATATCGAGCCAGACACTCCATTCACGGATGTACTCCAGATCGAACTCAATACGTTTTTCCATTTTTTCCAGGGTATCGGTCTCGCCGCGCCAGCCGTTGATTTGCGCCCAGCCGGTGATGCCCGGTTTTACTTTATGGCGCAGCATGTAGCCCTGAATCAGCGCGCGATACTGCTCGTTGTGCGCAACCGCATGCGGACGCGGGCCGACAATCGACATCTCGCCGGTCAGTACGTTAATAAACTGCGGCAGTTCATCAAGCGAGGTACGGCGCAGGAAGTTCCCCACTTTGGTGACGCGCGGATCGTTCTGCGTCGCCTGCGTTACCACTTTGTCGTTTTCCATCACGCGCATGGAGCGGAATTTCCACACCATAATCGGCTTGCCGTCCATCCCATAGCGGGTCTGGCGGAAGATGATCGGGCCTGGCGAGCTGAGCTTCACCGCGACGGCGATACAGCAGAGCACCGGCGAAATCAGCAGCAAAATCATCGAAGCCAGAATGATATCTTCCACACGCTTAAGGATGCGGTTGATACCGGAAAGCGGGGTATCGTAAAGCGGTACCACCGGCACGCCGTTTACGTCATCCAGGCGTGAATGCAGGATGTTGAACGTAAACACATCCGGGATCAGCATCACGGAGCAGGTGGTATCGGAAAGCTGGCGTACCAGTTTCTTCATCTGCGCCCCTTCGCTCATAGACATCGCGATATAGACGTTGTGGATTTTGCCCGCGCGGGCATCTTCCACCAGCTGCTCAAGGTTGCCGGCCCAGCCTGTCGGCACGCCGCCGGGTTCAGGATCGTGATATACACCGACTACTTCAAAACCGAGCCACGGCTCATTGCGAAAACTCTCGGCGAGCTGCTGGCCAACCGGCTGTGCGCCCGCAATCGCCACGCGACGGGTATTGTAGCCACGGTTACGCAGCCAGCCCGCGGCGAAGCGGATAAACGAACGGCAGACAACCATGCCCACCCCGGTCAGCAGATACCAGGCAAAGAAGACGCGCACCGGGCTGTCAAAGTCCGGGTTAAACGCCATCAGACCTGCGCTAAAGACCAGGCTCATGGTCCAGTTCTGCAATAACAGCAGCAGTTCGGTTGAGATTTTGACGCCGCGCCAGGAGCGGTAAAAATCGGTAATGCCGCCAATCATCTGGAACACAACGAGAGTGGTCAGGGCCATCAGCAGATGCATGTAGAAAAACGGCAGCTCATTGATCCTGCACACCACCCACAGTCCGACAAACATAATGGTTATGTCGGAGAATCGTTGCACCAGAGAGATTAACGATGCATTCGTTTTGGCTCGTTCGCGCTTTTTTAGATTTGTCATCGTCGTACCTTCAGGCGCCGTAAGGCGCAGTTAAGCGACTGCCCGGCATCGACTTGCGCCGACGCCGGGCGGCCGCGCCGTTTTACTGATTCAACAGAGCCAGAATTTCTTTGGTTTTCGCCTGCATCAGCTCGGTATCGCCGCGTGATTCCACGTTCAGGCGCACTACCGGTTCGGTGTTGGACGAACGCAGGTTAAAGCGCCACTCGCCACACTCCATGCTGATGCCATCGGTGTGGTCAATCGCGCTCGCCTGCGGCGCGAAATGCGCTTCCACACGCTTAATCGCGACAGCCGGATCTGCCAGCTTGCTGT from the Cronobacter condimenti 1330 genome contains:
- the wcaJ gene encoding undecaprenyl-phosphate glucose phosphotransferase, which encodes MTNLKKRERAKTNASLISLVQRFSDITIMFVGLWVVCRINELPFFYMHLLMALTTLVVFQMIGGITDFYRSWRGVKISTELLLLLQNWTMSLVFSAGLMAFNPDFDSPVRVFFAWYLLTGVGMVVCRSFIRFAAGWLRNRGYNTRRVAIAGAQPVGQQLAESFRNEPWLGFEVVGVYHDPEPGGVPTGWAGNLEQLVEDARAGKIHNVYIAMSMSEGAQMKKLVRQLSDTTCSVMLIPDVFTFNILHSRLDDVNGVPVVPLYDTPLSGINRILKRVEDIILASMILLLISPVLCCIAVAVKLSSPGPIIFRQTRYGMDGKPIMVWKFRSMRVMENDKVVTQATQNDPRVTKVGNFLRRTSLDELPQFINVLTGEMSIVGPRPHAVAHNEQYRALIQGYMLRHKVKPGITGWAQINGWRGETDTLEKMEKRIEFDLEYIREWSVWLDIKIVFLTVFKGFVNKAAY